A region from the Dermacentor andersoni chromosome 11, qqDerAnde1_hic_scaffold, whole genome shotgun sequence genome encodes:
- the LOC140214258 gene encoding uncharacterized protein, with translation MSPPGMKPPDMMRGPPMGMIRSPILAGSRGYPVRAPSGQLRVAAPRMPVQYPQRWPPSSRATPLTPASRSRRDDDDITLFPERSLIMLLVFLFLLVLVVVILAISGMSFPGFSKSRNSSA, from the exons ATGTCACCGCCGGGTATGAAGCCCCCGGATATGATGCGCGGCCCGCCGATGGGCATGATTCGCTCGCCCATATTGGCGGGAAGCCGCGGGTACCCGGTGCGCGCGCCCTCGGGCCAACTGCGCGTGGCCGCTCCCAGAATGCCCGTCCAGTACCCGCAGCGGTGGCCCCCCTCCTCTAGGGCCACGCCGCTAACACCGGCCAGCAGGTCCAG GAGGGACGACGATGACATCACCCTGTTCCCTGAGCGTTCCCTCATCATGCTCCTCGTCTTCCTGTTTCTGTTGGTCCTCGTTGTCGTCATACTGGCCATCTCGGGCATGAGCTTTCCAG GCTTTTCAAAGAGCAGGAACAGTTCCGCGTAA
- the LOC126539051 gene encoding uncharacterized protein, translating into MPEEEDDDEKKGKDKKGGKDDKKDDKKDKKGGKDDKKDKDKGGKDKGGKEKSPKTPKSPGKGSTKGSAKGSVKGSPKSDKRVEESSDRKIEKSEKSERSDKSEKSERVERPDKPKEKPKRPALGAYKAPPPSETMLRAMAEPGPVYAERFYNDEYEDEQEGQNYVEVQMYQRRSATNISEGEGGGHGMGGGARGQTFYVDVPPPRPPRPPAFDEYYVDEQPPPPPRRERSERLERPNITQQSVFYDESCGGGALQRHRQDGYFDYSEPVGPVGSVPRLEPPPQSRRPIVLPPTTVVVNLSESGAPPPPAGPPARPGGYERQLATGASMRSHEEFRHQQSDMQVRSAPMTTQLTQQLRDIALQHQRPMDDNVISSTERVIYEVIRKMESTSSETSEDRPPGTILRNQAAGGMSPMSPQRPAMSPPQRAIMSPPGMMSPGMVRGPPMRMGMIRSPISAGSRGYLVRTPSGPLRVATPGMPVQYPQRWGPPSRGTPLTPGGRSRATPLTPGGRSRRRDDGMTLFPERSLIMLLVFLFLFVLVVVILAISGMSFPGFSKSKDRYA; encoded by the exons ATGccagaagaggaagacgacgacgaaaaaaaaggaaaggacaagAAGGGAGGCAAGGACGATAAGAAAGACGACAAGAAGGACAAGAAAGGGGGCAAAGACGACAAAAAAGACAAAGACAAGGGAGGCAAGGACAAGGGAGGGAAAGAGAAGAGCCCCAAGACCCCCAAGAGTCCGGGCAAGGGATCTACGAAGGGATCTGCGAAGGGATCGGTGAAGGGCTCTCCCAAATCCGACAAGCGCGTCGAAGAGTCTTCGGACAGGAAGATCGAGAAGTCCGAGAAGTCTGAAAGGTCCGACAAATCCGAGAAGAGCGAGCGCGTCGAGAGACCAGACAAGCCGAAAGAAAAACCCAAGAGGCCGGCGCTGGGCGCGTACAAGGCGCCGCCCCCGTCGGAGACGATGCTTCGGGCGATGGCCGAGCCGGGACCGGTGTACGCCGAACGGTTCTACAACGACGAGTACGAAGACGAACAGGAGGGCCAAAACTACGTCGAGGTGCAGATGTACCAAAGGCGATCCGCCACCAACATCAGCGAGGGCGAAGGAGGAGGGCATGGCATGGGCGGCGGAGCCCGCGGCCAGACCTTCTACGTGGACGTTCCACCTccgcggccgccgaggccgccCGCGTTCGACGAATACTACGTGGacgagcagccgccgccgcctcccAGACGCGAGCGGTCCGAGCGGCTGGAGCGACCAAACATAACTCAACAGTCCGTCTTCTACGACGAAAGCTGCGGCGGCGGCGCCCTGCAACGCCATCGCCAGGACGGTTACTTCGACTACTCGGAGCCCGTCGGCCCGGTGGGGTCCGTGCCGCGGCTGGAACCGCCGCCGCAGTCCCGGCGTCCCATCGTGCTTCCGCCCACGACCGTGGTCGTCAACCTGAGCGAGTCCGGCGCGCCTCCCCCTCCGGCCGGACCGCCGGCGCGACCCGGGGGTTACGAGAGGCAGCTGGCCACGGGGGCCTCCATGAGGTCCCACGAGGAGTTTCGCCACCAGCAGTCCGACATGCAAGTCCGCAGCGCGCCCATGACGACGCAGCTGACGCAGCAGCTGCGCGACATCGCCCTGCAGCACCAGAGGCCCATGGACGACAACGTGATCTCGTCCACCGAGCGCGTCATCTACGAGGTCATCCGCAAGATGGAGTCCACGTCTTCGGAGACCAGCGAGGACCGCCCACCGGGAACGATATTGCGG AACCAGGCCGCCGGGGGTATGTCGCCGATGTCGCCGCAGCGCCCAGCCATGTCGCCGCCGCAGCGCGCAATCATGTCACCGCCGGGTATGATGTCCCCGGGTATGGTGCGTGGCCCGCCGATGCGCATGGGCATGATTCGCTCGCCCATATCGGCGGGAAGCCGCGGGTACCTGGTGCGGACGCCCTCGGGCCCACTGCGCGTGGCCACTCCCGGAATGCCCGTCCAGTACCCGCAGCGGTGGGGCCCCCCCTCTAGGGGCACGCCGCTAACACCGGGCGGCAGGTCCAG GGCCACGCCGCTAACACCGGGCGGCAGGTCCAG GAGgcgcgacgatggcatgaccctGTTCCCTGAGCGTTCCCTCATCATGCTCCTCGTCTTCCTGTTTCTGTTCGTCCTCGTTGTCGTCATACTGGCTATCTCGGGCATGAGCTTTCCAG GCTTTTCAAAGAGCAAGGACCGTTACGCGTAA